The genomic window GTTCATGATACACATCTAGTGAGATTTTCTGAGTAACAGTATGTTCTGGTATATCAGTGTAGACAAGAGTGCAGGTATTATGTTTTCAGTGATTGGTTTTGTTGATTAGAAACCATGGCTGGGAGCTAGTTGCTTTGCTGAAAGTCCATGAGGCAAATGGCTCCCAGCAGACCCGAGAGGCTGCCTCtttgaacatttattttatttatttcttagttttataccgccgctcttcCAGTGGACACACAGtggtttacacaagataaaaacaggcaaaaaaatacaataaaaccccataaaacaccccttacaaaaATAGACAAAAGTGACAAACTAGATGGTGACCTCTTCCTCAACTTTCTCTAGTACCCATCCCCTTCCCCCCCGTTCAGCCAGAGGGCCAAGCCTTCTTCTGCTGGGAGCGAGGAGCCAGGCCTAATAGGCATCGAGGGGAATCCTCCAATGGAAATActgggactccaccctggcctcaaccatacacctggtggaagagctccatcttacaggccctgcgaaaggttgacaactccggcaggacccttggctcttctgggagctcattccaccaggttggggccaggactgagaaggccctggcctgggttaagGCCAGGCGGACGTTCCGGGGGCCCATGACCACCGGTAAATTCATACTCGCAAagcaaagagctctgcggggagcataacCATAAGAATATACTTCCCAAAGATCATTGCACTCCACTGATTCCAACAGGCTAGTTTTCACTGGCCCaagagaagtctgcctggccttgaccaggcccAGGGCTTTCTTGGTGCCGGCCCCTCTATGGTAGAATGATTCTCAGAGGAGACGCAGCCCCTACCAGAACTCATTGAGTTCCGCAGGGTCTCCCCCTgagcattcggttgaggccaggtcacATGGTACAcgtaaaagcccccccccccaaaaaaacaccctgaTAAATGTTCCACTGGACTGAACTTGGAAAATCAAGAGTATTTCGCTTGAAATGTGCATACATTTTAAGTTGCGCATTGCCTGGCGTCACTGAGCTAATTGGTTAGACAGGccgtcaaagaagaagaagagttggttcttatatgccgcctttctctatctgaaggagtcttccccttccttttcctctccccacaacaggcaccctgtgagggaggtgaggctgagagatattactgaagaagagttggttcttatatgccccttttctctacccaaagcagtttcaaagcggcttacatttgccttccctttcctctccccacagcagacaccctgtgagggaggtgagtctgagagatattactgaagaagagttggttcttatatgccgctttttccctacccgaaggagtctcaaagtggcttacaatcgccttccctttcctctccccacagcagacaccctgtgagggaggtgaggctgagagagccctgatattcctgctcggtccgaacagctttctcagtgccttggcgaggccagggtcacccaaagtcacccagggatgccagctcttGCCAATGGCTGGAGAAACTAGGAGCCTCCTGCAATTACGGTTTCTTGTCAGAGCAGCACTTAATTCCAAGGAATAAGACCCTTGTCTCTAGTCGTTCCCACTTGCGTTCCCAAGTAGCTGGAAAGAAATAAGGCATGATGTGTGGGGGGCCATAGAGAGACTATTCCAAGTGCCTTGCGCTGTGGGGAGATGAGCTGTGGGGAAGTTGCATTGTCCTCAACGAAACTTCATATAGCCTTTGTGGAGGGCCTGGGGCTCTGATAGAGTTCTAAGACTCTAGATTAGCTCATTATCACCAAGGTTTTGCAGAGCTCTAAGTAGGACTCTGTTACTGTTTGTAAATAGACACCTTTCTCTAAAAACGTCTCTCACAGTGCCATaatttcatggttgttcctttgTTAGCCCACAGTGCTTTGCAAATCTAAGATTCTCCATAAATAACAGTGTTTCTAAGGAAGGCCAGGACACCTGGAGGTGTCTGTGAAGACTGGGTAGGCAATTGTttgctttttcccccctctgtggtTATGGTAACAAATCTATAAATCTCCAGTGCCCGATGCTGAAGCAGAagtctggttttgttttgctttttccagATCACAGCAACGGATCTTTTAACTTGAAGGCCCTTTCTGGAGGCTCCGGATACAAGTTTGGAGTCCTTGCGAAGATAGTGAATTACATGAAGGTATAGTCATTTTTGTTGCTTTAGGAAAATGTCCTTCATTCCTGCTGCAGTACAATTGCCTTAATTTGGTAGCAATATCGACACTATGTCTGTGACAAGGGGGAAAAGATGCTCCCCCCCATCCCAGCAGTGTCATGCCTTTTAAGCCTACCTTCACTGACTGGAGGCTGCCACTTAATCCTACTTAATCCTTCAGCATGGAAGATAGGAATGGGGTTTCAATTAATTCTGCTTCGATGGCAACCTCTGATTATGCCTGGTAACTCACAAGAATTGGCATGGCTACTTCTGGCCACCCTCTTTGTGTGTATgttcaggagtgtgtgtgtgtttgtgatttTCAAAGACAAATAGGCACAAAGAAATTATACCTAGCAATTCTGCAACCATTAATCACTCTATAATACaattatacaatacaataatatatGAAAGAAAGGACATCTGGATTAtcgccttctcctccccttcaaaTTCTAACTTGTCACCTCATCTCCTCTTCCAAATCTTAAAAGTTTTCAAAATTTAACAACGCTGCATGCTCTATTATCACCATGCCCCTGACTTTTGTTGTTAGTACCtgttgaccgtttacgcactgggaacctcactgccccagctcccatgcaggagctcaCACCAGGGGCATATGAGgcgtaccaggccaaatgctcccctgtgtgggtgcaggaagaggtggggcaacctgccacaactaaaacgccagcctgcagcccagcatgaaacctccagtgtgtaaaccaggggtagtcaaactgcggccctccagatgtccatggactacaattcccaggagccccctgccagcattcgctggcagggggctcctgggaattgtagtccatggacatctggagggctgcagtttgactacccctggtgtaaacagtCGTTCTGAGGTATATCTTACAGTATGTGCTGTCTCTCTGACTGCCCTATTCAAGGGTTGCCCGTCCTCCTTTCAGTTGCCATTTTCCTTTGATGGCTGGAGGCCTAGGAATCTGAGAAACCAGAGCTGAAAGGAAAATGCATTGTTTTGTTTGTAGACCTCCAGTCAATTAATCCTTGAGTTAAAAACACTTTGCCCTTTGAATAAACAAACCACGCTAAGTGCAAGAGAACCAATTTGGAATGGCTCGTGTGGACGATGCCAAGAATTTATCAGCCCTGCAGATATGAGACACTGCAGGCAGATTCTCAGATCTTCACTTCCTTACGCATCTGCCTTTAATATTTATATCACAAACTGAGAAGATCCTGCACTCTTCAGTCAATAACACATACTGCTTATGCCCTTCGTCGTTCTTCTTTCTCCCTACTGTTTGTAGCATATAACAGGATTATCTTGGGTAGTCTTTGGCCCAGAATTTTAATTTGCATCGAGGGTATTATTAAACATGTACCGATGTGCTTGGAACGACTGGTTCCACTGACCCAATTGGAATCCTGACATGGACCAAGCAGAGGCTACTGAAAACTGAAGAACTGAAGTCAAAGTGGGCGGTCCTGCATGTTGACAGACAGCCCAGTTTTAAGTTGCCTGGTATGATGACATCACAATGCTGCAATGCCCCAGAACTATGCCGGAGAGGGAGAGAGTGTCCTGGGACAAGGCAGAGGGGCCTACAAGGTGGCCTTGGCCTATGGCGTTTTCTTTCCCCTGCCCACATAACTAGGCACGAAGGACAGGAGCCTTTCCTGAAACAGCAGAGCAGTTTTGGCGCAGTGTTGGGGTAATGCATTAGTGACACCCCATTTGGCATCTCTCAAGCATTTCATATTGAGATAATATGATCAGACAAAGTGGTAAGTTAATGGGATTGCTTACATTTTATTCCACATTTTGAACTGAGATTATCTGGGCCCATGGCTTTCTAGGGCATAGCTTCACCATTTTGGTTGTACACTCCTGCTTGTTAAAAAAATGGAAAGTCGTTGCAATGCTGACCCTTTCTTTCCCCAGACACGCCATCAGCGTGGGGACACACACCCGTTAACCCTGGAAGAGATACTGGATGAGACGCAACACTTAGACATTGGACTGAAACAGAAGCAATGGCTGATGGGTGAGGTAAGAGCAGCCACTTCCTGGCTTGCAATGAAAGGGTGGTTCTTCTAAGCATGTGCTGTGTTAACTGTTTCTCTTAAGCGTTAGCTTGCTTGTAAGAAACTATTATAGGCTTTTGTATCATTTTTAATATGCgagcttgtttttcttttaaatgttgttttttaaactatacCCTATATCAGTGCATTACAGGAAGTGTGGAAAACCCTTTAAAATTCATGTTTGTTAATAAGAACTTAACTAAAAtgaaagcagagtccagtagcacctttaagaccaacaaagatttattcaaggcgtgagctttcgagtgcaagcactcttcctcagactaagattGGTACTTCATCagactaatgtaacaagattaacttgtgcttatatattcctactgttatgatggtcagttcttagtctgatgaagagtgcttgcactcgaaagctcacgccttgaataaatctttgttggtcttaaaggtgctactggactctgattttattgtgctacttcagaccaacacggctactcatttgaatcttaacTAAAATGAATGATTAATTGAATTGAGCATCGTAATAAATGACCTGCATACATTTAAATGACCACATTTTGTGGATTTTAGAATTTTCCCTGTAAGGATTTCCTAGTAGCTGAagttctttttgtaaaaaaggtCCTCTTTTACAAATGTCCTCTTTAAATCCGAAGACCTTCATTTGTAGAGTATGTACACGTTTAAATTATTAACTAAATTTTATGAGTTTCACAAAATCCAAAAACATGCTCTTTTATTAGGAAGTGCTTGAAGTTGTTGAGGTAAAAGTTCAATTCATATAATTGATATTGTTTTAATAACTAATCGAAATACACACGTTTTGACACATACAGTCTCTTAAAATTCTAGTGATCTGCACAGGCTGTGATAGACTTgatggaaggggagaggcagttcgaattgttttgtttgtttctggctTTCTTTAGGATTCTCTGGTTTAGAGTTTTTGGCACTTTAATTGCTCCAATCCCTCCCTTTCTATTCCTCAACTCCCATTCGGAGACGTAGCTGCGCCAGTGTTGCATGGCCTCACTGGACCCTGAGTCCCTGCATGATGGGAAAGAAGTGCATCTAGGGCCCTAACACTGCCACCCTTAGGaggtctgctcagaatcctactcaggtctgtcCAACGGGGCATAGACCCAGGAAAGTGTTTCCCCTGTGAGTCACACAGAAACACATCAGGCAGCTTCTTCTGAGTGCGGATGAATCTGTATTTTGAGCACCAAATGCTTTAATTCTGCCTGATGCTGTGGTCTCGCCGAATTGCCCACCCTCCAGGAAGgctgaagggaaaggaaggaactgGGACTCCAGCATTATTCATTTATCGTACGGCGTGGGTGTCGTGTAGCCAaaagatccgaggattgtctggcagccaggcaagggacattcagaggtggtttgccctttcctgcctctgcatcgtgaCCCCTAGTGTCTCTTGGAGGAACAGCACCCAAAtctttgaaggtctcccatccaaacactagccagggttggccctgcttagtttctgagacctgGGCTTGCCTGGGACTCCAGATGGACCTTAGACTGAAAAAATAAATAGAACCCCCCCAGCACCAAGTGTTGGTGATTCAGAACTAATGCAGGCATGTGGTGGAGAGCTCCCACTGTGGACTCGGAGCTGGGGGCACTTTAGCAGTTCTGTCACGGCACAGCAGtgttctctagtgcaggggtagtcaacctgtggtcctccagatgtccatggactacaattcccatgagcccctgccagctggcaggggctcatgggaattgtagtccatggacatctggaggaccacaggttgactacccctgctctagcgcacAGCCAAGGAATTCCTGCCAGACGTAGCCACGGCAAATGCACAGTCCTCCTCGAGAAGCTTCGGCATTTGCATTTTGTATTTCAGGCCCTGGTCAACAATCCCAAAATAGAAATTATAGACGGGAAATACGCCTTCAAGCCCAAGTACAATTTGAAAGAcaagaaggccctgctcaggCTCTTAGATAAGCATGACCAGCGAGGGCTAGGAGGAATACTCTTAGAAGATATCGAGGAAGGATTGCCTAATGCCCAGAAAGCCATCAAGGTAAGCAGTTCCGGCAGCTTCGCACGACGGGTATGTCTTGTCCTCTTGTGCCATAGCACACTCGCCTGTCAtttttgattctgtgaaggcttaagggggtggcaggttacagtagatgagcgattgggatgtgagtgtcctgaatggtgcagggggttggactagatgacccatgaggtcctttccaactctatgattctatgatttataagccgctttggtaATCAAATTAGCCTGTGCAATCCAGAGAAGCTTTTGCATGCCATCTGTGAAGGGACTGCAGTATTTCTGAGTGATAAGCTCTCAGAAGCTGCcctaattggtgtagtggttaagagtgtggacttctaatctggcgagtcgggtttgattccgtgctcccccacatgcagccagctgggtgaccttagcctcgccacaacactgataaaactgttctcaccaagcagtgatatcagggctctctcagcctcacctccctcacagggtgtctgttgtggggagaggaaagggaaggcgattgtaaaccactttgagactccttcgggtagagaaaagcgacatataagaaccaacttttcttcttctactactataaACATTCTGGAGTTCTTCTCTGAGCTGTCCTGTTGCGAAAAGCAGTGGAGACACCCTGGAAATGGAAgtccctagttttttttttaattgaaaggtTAGAGACCTGTTTAGTCCTAGGCACGCAGCTGCTACAAGGGCATCTGTCTGAGGCATGCTGTGTCCCTCTGAATCTTCATTATCATTCATTCTTGCTTCTTTTTATGTAGAAAGACTGTAAGgtgtccttttttttggggggggggggcggaatcggGATGAAGTCACAGTtccaggatagggttgccagccagacTTTTAACTGGAACTTAATTTGTGGACATGGGAAACTAAAGCTTTAGGGAGGGGGCCAAGCTCGGTGGATCACCTGCTTGGaacgtagaaggtcccaggttcaatccccggcattgtCAGTTAAAGGGACCAGGTGGTAAGTCATGTGGAAGACTTCTGCccatgaccctggagagctgcttctggttttagtagacaatactgacagcAACATgcccatggtctgattcagtagaaggctgtgttcatggcatggaggcaaatCACATCCCATTCAGCGTCTATTAAAAGGATAGggctttttttccctccaggcctTGTTGGCAGCCCTTTTCTAGGATTACACTGATATTTTCAGAGCGATGCCAAAGATGTAGCACCAAAATACCTTAAGGTGTTGAATtctcaagagagagaaagagattttaAATAGAGATCCCATTCCAGAAAAAGCCTATGAGTGGCCTACAAAACATTCTGCGTTTTATAATATggagtggccacactgtggctctccagatgtccatgtagtccatggatatctggagagccacagttctgcCACCGCTGTCTTATGATAAGAAGGAAAGAGGTGAGAAGATCCAAAGAAAATAACTTTTTCTGTTCAAAGGGCAAGCCCTGTGACAGCAGCTTGTGGTTATGGTGCATGTTTAGGTCCTGTTAAGTAGAGCTGTATAGTTCTTCCCCTGGACTCTACAGCCATCAGACAGGTAACAACCATAGCAATCATTGGTTccagaaggggaggagaagcagaCATCCGGATGGAGCCAGGCTGTTCCTTGGCTGGATTTTTTTCCTGGGCGACTGGGAATGTAATCCCTCAGTAGTCATCCTTCCTACAGCCAGTGAGTGCAGCCCCAGTGCAAGAGATCGTGGCTTAAATTTCAAATGTAGGGGTGTGCTCATTTTGCAAGGAAAAAAGTAACTGGGCGAAGATAGAATTTGAAGTCTTTCAAAAACCTTTTGTTTAAGAGTCCATATCTTTTGTCCAGGCATTTGCCAGAATTCCTGCGAATGAACCGGCACATGGGTATTAATCATAGGCCTTGATCTCATTCTGATTGCAAGTAGTTCTGGCACCGAGCATCACAGTGGAGCTCCCTGGTTGAGATTGTCAAAGTCATTGGTGTTAACACGATTTAAGTACTTGTGTATCTGTGTGTTTGTATTCGAGGCTCTGGGGGACCAGATCATCTTTGTGACGCGTCCCGataaaaagaaaatccttttCTACAATGACAAGAGCTGTCCGTTTTCAGTGGACGAAGGTTAGTTTTCTCATCGTCATTTGTGTTCCATCTCTTGGCTTGTCCAACATCGTACTAATAAAACCTGGATGCTGACACTTAATCTTCTCTGGAGCCCTAAGCACCAAGATGTTTGCCAGGCAGTGGCAAAGCTGCAAAGTCTTTGTggtgaaatgtatttatttattgtttagatttatacaccACCCCTCCTGGCAACCCGGCTCGGGACAGTTGACAACATAATAAGAGTTATATGGAATTAAAACCTTGACATCATTATAACATTAATTTAGACAATTAAAgcattaacattttattttatttgcttcatttgtaccccatctttctccccagtggggacataGAGAGGCTTACAACAGTGCCCTTTCGTCTATTTGCATCACTCGAATGGAGAGGTGGAATGGAAAATCAGTTTCCTGCTACTTTCTCTCTGGTTTTCAAGAGCCTGCTCTTCCCATCCTGTCCAGCTCACTATTTCAGCAGTCTGGCATCGATCTTACTTTCTTTTACGAGCCAgccccccaaaattattttttgccCAGGCTTTTAGCTAAGAGCTTTTCTCTCTTTTAGCTGTTCTGTGGTCTGCTCTGAGCTTGAAAACTGTTTGTGAATATCATTTCCATGTTCGTTTTATACTGCTTTCATGTCCTGGGATGTTTTTATTGTGTCATTGGcttgtttggtttttattttaattgtgagctgcctcaagcaggtttTTGGAGCAGCAGAATACAGATTCTCCAGATAAAGAGAGAGtctcctttttggtcctggcccctacctggttgaaGGCGCTTCTGGAAGACCTAAGGGCCCTTTTGGAGCTGTTACGGTTTctcaggacctgtaagatggagctcttctgccaggcatttggttgagaccaggacaaGGAAGATGtgttgggtccctcctctgagcACCCCCCTGATGCATGGGGCTGGAGGGGTCCACTGAGTCTGTCAAGGAAAGGCTAGGAGGTTGGGGTTTGTGTTTTAAACTTCTGTAAACCACCGAAtggcgatggatggatggatggatagatggaacaaacgaatgaacgaatgaatgaatgaacaaattaaGTTTATTACTTTGGAGGAATAAGCCTTTATACGATGTTTACTAAAATGGGAATGGGCAAATAGCTTATCCATAATCCGCTCCTTTATAAAATACTttaaaggaagagccacaagttggaggaaggctgcattggctggaggaagttCCTCCAACTTAAGGTAGATTTCATAATTTAAAATACCAATGTCCCGCTTCTCTCCGAGATCACAGGactcagagctgtttacaaaCCTTTAAACCTTAAGCAATCTAAAATCACAGTATAACCAGCCCAAATGCAGCTATATCTGTTACTCGTACCCCTGTGATTACAAAACTCCAACTGGCATCTAGTCTCTTGTCCTCCCTCGTAAGCTTGTTTCCGTtgttgtaaaagaaaaaagaaaattctgGAACAGCAGTTAACCTTGGGGGAAAGACTACACTGCCAAACAATGCCTGGAGTAGAAGTTCTGCAAGGGGCAGGAGGATCTGAAAGTCTGCAGGGAAAAGTGGAAGGATGCATAGAAAAGATTCCTCCACCAGCCCCTTGGCTGCCAAGCTTTTGTTATTCCTTAAAGATGTCCTCTGTATATGCTGATACTGTTTTCACATGCCAGTTAATGAGCTGCAAAGTAATTTTTCTTCAGTATGTACCTGGTAGTTTACAACAGACTATCCTATTTTATTTCAGAACATTCTCAAATGAGTAGGCATTGCCCCTCGTCTTTCGTTTGCTATGGTGCTTTCAAATTAATGTTGCCTTCCCTATCTTGGGAATCACTAGTTTGAAACCTTCTGAAACACTTGAGGATTTACGGTAGATCGTATGCATAAAGCGTCAGCTTGCAGGGCAAGGGAAGAGGACGGCTTCAGTTCGGCCTGTAGGTGGCAGTGCAGTCTCACGTTGGTAGGTAGGGTGACCTCCCCTTTCAGGGATGTTTGCACCCAGCGATGAAATGAAGATCTTGCCTCACCGGCTGCTCAGAAGGCTTCGGAGAGCTGCACCTTGCTGTGAGGAGCTTCAACGGCACCACGAAAGAGCTCTGAGAAGCTAGGCTGTGTTGGGTCAGCCCTGGCCTGGACTTCTGCCAGCAGCTGAGCGTGGTAGGGAGCTGGTGAGAAGTCTCTTCTCTTTGAACAGACAGCTCATGGCTACATTTTCTCAATATATAAGAATCCCAGAGGGGGAATTTGGGAGAGGGCCCACTTCCTTTGGAGgtgctttctctcccccttccccgcccctccccaattcACTTTATTCGAAGAGGAAGAAACTCCCCCGACTCTAAATGCTCACCTGCTTACAAAGCAGAGCAGAAATGtaaacacataaagctgccttctgctgcatgAGCCCATCAAGGTCCTTATTGACTGGCAGACTGGCAGAAGCTCACcaggggtctcaggcaggggtctttcacctCAACTGCTACCAgatccttttaatgggagatgccagagaccaaacctaggaccttctgcacaccaagcacaTGCTGCACCACTAAGCCACATCACCAACCTAAATGGTCCTTGAAAATCCTTCATTTGCCAAATCAGAATTTCCTTATTTCCATAAGAAAAAACCAAGATATGTGTCAAATTTGGTAATGAAATCTAATTCAGCAGCCTCATGTATTATATAAGATTacattccccccttttttaaaatatataacagtGGATATAcctttaagccagcctttctcaactctttaccattgagaagcccctgaaacattcttcaggctttgagaaacccaagaagaggtgcaatcatgcaggataAAGTTGGGACGCACAGCTATGTAAATGACCATGcgggacccctcccctgcccagcccctccaggcccatcatacgCTAGTTCGGGAAAGGGGTCATCATAAGCAaatgtagtcatatcacccaatacatgtttaacagattttaaaaatatattaaaaattaactcccactcatttgggaaacccttccagggctgtcaagaaaccccagggtttcatgaaactatgcttgagaaagcctgctttatgtGTTAAGAACACATTCCTTGGGGAGAGTTTCTAAAAATGTTCCAAGGCTGGAAGAACGGTCAAGACAGTTAGCAATCAGCAGGGACATATACGCATTATCCAATACGTTGTACTACCTACACTAGGGCATTCCTGGCCATGCTGCCGGGAACACTCTCTCCGTTTTGCCTATTTGAAGCCTTGCAGAAACCTGCAGAGTGATGGGAGCAGTGgccaaacaaatatatatttaagaGCCTACCTCCTGTGGGCAGGACTAACTCAGCAGTGTCGGTCCTGCATCTCTGCAGCCTGTGGGGTCCTTAAGTTCATTAGCAAGGGCTACTTTGTaccctaaagagcctcttgtggcgcagagtggtaaggcagctgcctgaaagctttgcccatgaggttgggagttcaatcccagcagccggctcaaggttgactcagccttccatccttccgaggtcggtaaaatgagtacccagcttactggggggtaaacggtaatgactggggaaggcactggcaaaccaccccgtattgagtctgccatgaaaacgctagagggcgtcaccccaagggtcagacataactcggtgcttgcacaggggatacctttacctttacctttactttgtaCCCTGAAACTCCCTTCATCCCTTGCCTTTTGGAGAAAACCTTCAGGCCTTAAAGGGCAGCTAAGGCACACGGAAACCCACAAAACATGGCTTGCCCTTTGTGCTCCATGTTCTGACTCTGACTTTAACAGACCATCATTGGCTGagctttttttaaagtaaggaaTTGTGGTTCTCCGTTGACCCCGGCTGCACAGTCGGTTGGCTGCTTGCAGGCTGAAGAAGCTCCCCGGTTAGAAAGTGGccatgatgaagatgatgaataCATTTCTTCCTTTCCAAATTATGGTatcattttcccctcctgctgGAGGCACTCCAGAATGAAAAGCAAACATCTTTGTAGTTCAGTGTGTCTTTTGGGAGATCACTGCAGGGAAGCACTGAGTTCTCCCCATGCGCCTTAAAGCAAttggtggccaacctccagattCCCACCTTGACGTTGTTGACAGTCAACAGCTGGCCATGAtgctatagtgcaggggtagtcaaactgcagcccttgatggcaggggctcatgggaatagtagtccatgcacatctggagggccgcagtttgactacccctgctatcgTGCTTGCGCTCTAATTCCGTTTGACATTTCAGGATGGTGAACGTGCCATTGAATTATCTC from Paroedura picta isolate Pp20150507F chromosome 7, Ppicta_v3.0, whole genome shotgun sequence includes these protein-coding regions:
- the GTF2E2 gene encoding transcription initiation factor IIE subunit beta isoform X2, coding for MDPNLLRERELFKKRALCTPAVEKRPAPSSDSSSSKKKKSKVEQGGSSSSKQNADHSNGSFNLKALSGGSGYKFGVLAKIVNYMKTRHQRGDTHPLTLEEILDETQHLDIGLKQKQWLMGEALVNNPKIEIIDGKYAFKPKYNLKDKKALLRLLDKHDQRGLGGILLEDIEEGLPNAQKAIKALGDQIIFVTRPDKKKILFYNDKSCPFSVDEEFQKLWRSVPVDSMDEEKIEDYLKRHGISSMQEAGPKKIAPIQRRKKPASQKKRRFKTHNDHLAGVLKDYSDVVPTK